A section of the Streptomyces xinghaiensis S187 genome encodes:
- a CDS encoding amidohydrolase family protein — translation MSHPEAQVPAAGRPVVFRGGTVLTMDDARTVLTGADVLVVDDRVAAVGRGLDVPEGCWEIDARGGIVMPGMIDTHRHMWQTAMRGYGADWTLTQYFVWYYLEHGRAFRPEDVYAGNLLSAWEALEAGVTTTVDWSHGLRTVDHAEAAVDALRAVPGRFVLAYGNIHAAPWEWTADPAVRSFLDRSRTGKGDLLGFQLAFDVTGDPAFPEKAAFEAARELGLPVTTHAGVWGATDDAGIRLMHENGFMTPETVYVHAATLTADSYHRIAATGGSVSVSTESEQSAGQGYPPTWQVRRHGIPVSLSMDTSVWWSGDLFTAMRTTLGADRSREHLEAHTRGDTVTHVHLRAEQVVDWATRGGARALGRDDLGRLEPGAKADIVLIRNDASPVSFPLLNPYGHVVFQAQRGDVHTVLVDGRVVKYAHRLVGADLPAVRRTAEATVEHLRSALGEEAWAAGMDPDLPDDEVLDNPYQYTAYKSDSTHGARGTVFGEPYSGG, via the coding sequence ATGTCCCACCCCGAAGCCCAGGTGCCGGCGGCCGGCCGGCCGGTGGTGTTCCGCGGCGGAACCGTGCTGACCATGGACGACGCCCGCACCGTTCTGACCGGCGCGGACGTCCTGGTCGTGGACGATCGCGTCGCCGCGGTCGGCCGGGGCCTCGACGTCCCCGAGGGCTGCTGGGAGATCGACGCCCGCGGGGGCATCGTCATGCCGGGCATGATCGACACCCACCGGCACATGTGGCAGACCGCCATGCGCGGCTACGGCGCCGACTGGACGCTGACGCAGTACTTCGTCTGGTACTACCTGGAGCACGGCAGGGCCTTCCGACCGGAGGACGTGTACGCCGGCAACCTGCTCTCCGCCTGGGAAGCGCTGGAGGCGGGGGTCACCACCACGGTCGACTGGTCCCACGGCCTGCGGACCGTGGACCACGCGGAGGCCGCCGTCGACGCCCTCCGGGCGGTCCCCGGCCGGTTCGTCCTCGCCTACGGCAACATCCACGCGGCGCCGTGGGAGTGGACCGCCGACCCCGCCGTCCGGTCCTTCCTCGACCGGAGCCGCACCGGGAAGGGCGACCTCCTCGGCTTCCAGCTCGCCTTCGACGTCACGGGCGATCCCGCCTTCCCGGAGAAGGCCGCCTTCGAGGCCGCCCGCGAGCTCGGACTACCGGTCACCACCCACGCGGGGGTCTGGGGGGCCACCGACGACGCGGGCATCCGCCTGATGCACGAGAACGGCTTCATGACCCCGGAGACCGTCTACGTCCACGCGGCGACGCTCACCGCCGACTCCTACCACCGGATCGCCGCCACCGGCGGTTCCGTGTCCGTCTCCACCGAATCCGAGCAGAGCGCCGGCCAGGGCTACCCGCCCACCTGGCAGGTCCGCCGGCACGGCATTCCGGTGTCGTTGTCAATGGACACCAGCGTGTGGTGGAGCGGCGACCTCTTCACCGCGATGCGCACCACGCTCGGCGCCGACCGGTCGCGCGAGCATCTGGAGGCCCATACGCGCGGCGACACGGTGACCCATGTCCATCTGCGGGCCGAGCAGGTGGTCGACTGGGCGACCCGGGGCGGCGCCCGCGCCCTGGGCCGGGACGACCTGGGCCGGCTGGAACCGGGGGCGAAGGCCGACATCGTGCTGATCCGGAACGACGCCTCACCGGTCTCGTTCCCGCTGCTCAACCCCTACGGGCACGTGGTGTTCCAGGCGCAGCGCGGCGATGTGCACACCGTGCTGGTCGACGGCCGGGTGGTGAAGTACGCGCACCGGCTGGTCGGCGCCGATCTGCCGGCCGTGCGGCGCACCGCCGAGGCGACCGTGGAGCATCTGCGGTCGGCGCTGGGCGAGGAGGCGTGGGCCGCCGGCATGGACCCCGACCTGCCGGACGACGAGGTGCTGGACAACCCGTACCAGTACACCGCGTACAAGTCGGACTCCACGCACGGCGCCCGGGGCACCGTGTTCGGTGAGCCGTATTCCGGTGGCTGA